The Leadbetterella byssophila DSM 17132 DNA window CTTGCCAACATAAAGGCATTTAGATCAAAAATAATTAAATTTGCGGTGAAAATAAAGGGTTTATAGCCTAAATAATTATGTCTATTTCTGAAGAGTCTGAATTAGAGGGGATGAAAGCAGTAGGCCATGCAGTAGCCTACACCTTGAGTGAAATGAGAAAATATGCCCAAGTGGGCATGAGTACCTACGAATTAGATCAGTATGGTGCACAAATTATGGAGAAATTAGGTGCAAAATCAGCACCTAAACTGACCTACGGTTTCCCGGGATACGCCTGCATCAGTACTGGAGGTGAGTTCTGCCATGGAATTCCATCAAAAGAGAGAATTTTAACTGAAGGTGAACTGATCAATATTGACGTTTCCGCAGAACTAAACGGTTTTTGGGCAGATAATGGATGCTCCTTTGTTTTAGGAGAAGATATCCATGGGCACCAAGCCTTAGTGAATGCCTCCAAAGAAATTCTTCAAAAAACCATTAAGAAAATCAAAGGCGGGGTGAGGATAGCGGATATCGGTCATTTTATGGAGATGGAAGCTAAGAGATACGGTTATAAAGTCATTCGAAATCTGGGAGGACATGGTGTAGGTAGAAGCTTACATGAGCAGCCTGATGAATTGATGAATTACAAACAGAAAGATGATCAAAGAAGATTTCGTAAACACTCCGTAGTAGCTATAGAAACCTTTATCGCTACCCATTCCACTATCGCCGTTGAATTAAATGACGGCTGGACCATGGTGGGTAATAAAGGAGGATTTATGGCTCAACATGAACATACCTTGATGGTGACGGAAGATCAACCTCTGATATTTACAGAAGCTAATGGAATTTTTGAATAGGAGGCTAAGCCTCCTATTCTCTTGAGTTTGGTTATTTACTAGATATTAAAAAAAAAGTGCGTCAGATTTTGATTTGTCGCATTTTTTTGTGAGATTTATATCTAGTTACACGACTAGACATGGGATATCCGACGAAAATTCAATTAATTAAGAGAGCCAAGAGTGAGCAGTGGTACGTAAATTTTCCTGCTGCTGTTGCGCAAGCCATAGAGTTCCAGCAAGGAGAAGTGGTGGAATGGGTGATTGACGATCATCAACGTTTGGTTCTACAGCGTAGTGACGACTCTGTAAAAGAGCTTAAAAAAAAACTCCCAAGGAAGGTCTAATTTGTTCTTTTCGGGAATTATTTGAAAAGTGCTTACCAGCGTTTAATCAACTTAGAACCTTTGAGCGAGCTCGGACTCTTGCTTTAGGTGTTTTATCGTGTGTTGGCCGATGTACTATTACGGGAATGGTAACGGCCAGTGGTGCTCAGTTCTTGGACTGGTCGGCTACCTATCGCCTTTTTAAGGGCAGCCGAATGAATATGAGCAAGATATTTGGCTGTATACGCAAAGAAGTAGTACTTACTAACGGTTGGGAGCATCCTTATATTTATGCTCATATGGACGATACATTACTACGTAAACGAGGAAAGAAAATCTTCGGAACGGGTTGGATGCGTGATCCACTTGGTCCGCCATTTAGCAGTAATTTTGTGTGGGGGCAGCGTTTTATTCAAGTGTCTTTATCGCTACTAGAAAAGGGAGTGTTTGGGCCTTCTCGAGCAATTCCTGTTGACTTTACCCATTGTCCACCAGTAAAAAAGCCTACTAAAGGCGCTGACGAGCAAACCACAGCTACTTTTTTGCAACAACACAAGAAAGAGAAGATGAGTGCAGTAGGTCTGCAGCGTATCCTCTCTCTGAGAGAAGATTTAAATGCGGACGGTTTTTCTAATAAGAAAGTGGTGTTAAGTGTTGATGGTAGTTACACCAACGAAACGGTAATAAAAAAGCTGCCAGCCGGAGTGGAATTAATAGGGAGAATAAGAAAAGATGCAAAGCTATTTTCTCCTGCCGAAGTAAAAATAAATCAAAGGGGAAGAAAACCTTATTTTGGAAGAGAGTTACCTACACCAGAACAAATACGGCAAAGTCCAGAAATACCATACCAAAAGATAGAAGCATGGGCAGCAGGTAAAAAACGAGTCTTTGAGGTGAAAACACTAAAAAATGTTAGGTGGAGGAAATCCGGGGAGCGAAACCTGATGCTAGTCATTATTCGTCCAGTTAGTTACCGACTTACAAAAAGCTCCAAATTACTTTACCGAAACCCTGCCTATCTAATTTCTACCTCCCAGCATATAGATATCCAATTACTTGTACAGGCTTATATTAGAAGGTGGGAAATAGAGGTAGGCTTTCGTGATCAAAAAACATTGATCGGCTGCGGACAGGCACAAGTGCGTGAGAAAACAGCTGTCGAGAAAGTGCCCCAATTTATATCAGCATGTTACGCAATGATCTTACTGGCAGCTCACAAATCAAACGAAAAAAAATCGCAGCAACTTCCAGGAACTAAATGGTACAAAAACGCAAAAAGAAAAAGAATTACCACAGGAGATTTACTCAATCGTGTGAGAATGGAAAACTGGCTTGAAAGTGTACAAATTAATTTAACCGACTTCGCAAAACTCCAACAAAAAATGGCAAAGTTGGGTAAAATCAACAATCCAGCAATCGAAGCTATATTTTACAACAGAAATTAGCCAAAGAGGAGTGAATAGGAGGCTAAGCCTCCTATTCTATTTTAGGTGGAAGTAATTTGTACATCACAGGTGTTACTATCCTTGTTAATACCAGAGAAGATATTAAGCCTCCTATGATTACTAATGCCAAAGGAGAATACAGAGGAGAATGTTCTAATACCAAAGGCATCAACCCCCCAATGGCCGTGAGAGTGGTTAATACTATCGGTATAAATCTGGTTTTACCCGCTTTCTCAATGGCTTCGTCAATACTCAATCCCTCCTCTTTTCTCAGGTAGTTAGTATAATCCACCAGCAGTATGGAGTTCTTTACTTCTATACCTGCCAAAGCAATGATCCCTACCACTGCTGTAAAGGACATGGTGTTTCCCGTTAGGAACAGTATCCCCACCGCGCCAATAACCCCTAGTGGAATTACAGACAAGACTATAAATGAGGACTTGAAGGTTTTGAATTCTAAAATCAGTACCGCCAATATTCCAAATATGGTGATGATGATGATGGTTCCCAATCCTCCAAATGTTTCCGCCTTTTGTTCTTCCTCTCCTGCCAATTGATAGGAATAACCTTTTGGAAACTTCAGCTCTTCTATTTTGGATTTAAACTTCTGAAGGGTCTCAGCCGTAGTGTAGCCTTCTTTCACAAAGGAGGAAACGGAAGTAAAGCGAGCTTGATTATAGTGCTGTATCCTATTAGACGAGCTTTCAAATTCCAAAGTAGCTAATTGACTGAGTGGGATCTGTGCTCCGTTTCCAGCCGGTACAAAAATCCTGTCAAAGACATCTGCACTAACCGCTCCATTTCTTGGAAGACTTAGTAAAAGCTCATTGTTTTCCCCATTTTCGTCTCTAAAGTTTCCAATAGGGAAGCCTGATATCGCCATACGGATATGCCTGTCGATTTCAAATGTAGGTATGCCGAATAAACCCGCTTTTTCTTTGTTTATTTTTACCCTTAGATCTGTAGTTCTATTGCTAATGGGATTATTCACGTAGATGGTCCCTTCCGTTTGCTTATAGAGAGACTCTACCTGCTCAGCTAAAGTTTTCAATGTGTCCAGGTTTTCCCCATATATACGGGTGGTCAATGGGGCTTCAACAGGAGCACCTTGCTCAAATTCCAAGGCCTTAATTCTGGCACCTGGGTATTTGTTGAGTTTTTCTCTTAACTCATTAATGAACTGAGTGCGAACGGGCACGGAGGTGCCCTCATGCAACTGTACAAAGATTTGCCCATAATTAGTGGCTGTCCCTCCCTTTGGAACTATATTATAATAGATCCTAGGATTATCTTTCCCCACATTTGCTGCATAGTTCTTCACAAGTGAACTCTCGGCTAATAGACTTTCCGTGTATCGTACGGCAGAATCCGTTTGGGCAATGGAAGTTCCTAATGGAGTTTCAATATTAATGAGAAATTGAGGCTTCTCAGATTTTGGAAACACTGTAATTCCTATCACAGGTATTAGCAAGATGCTACCCACAAACAGTAAAATGGCTATGCCTAATGTTTTGATAGGATTAAGTAATGACCAGTGCAGAATCTTTTGATATGATCCGTCAATCACGCGGTTCATCAACTGTAAAACTCTGTTACCCTCCTCCTTCTCTTCTTTCGGCATCAGAATGCTTGCTAGAAATGGTACTATGGTCAAAGAGATAAATAAGGATGCTAGTACCGTCATGATCACGGCCATTGGTAAGCTTCGGATAAAATCTCCTGAAGCCTCTGGTAAGAAGGTTAATGGAAGAAAGGCGAGAATTAAGGTAGCTGTACATCCTAGAACCGCCATGGAAATCTGTTTGGTTCCTTCAATGGCTGCGTCTTTTCTGGAATAGCCCTCACGTAGATAACGCGCTATGTTTTCAACTACCACTATGGAGTCATCCACCAATAAGCCCAGTGAGATGATGAGACCTACCACTGACAATTGATTGATGGAATATCCCAATAAATCTATACCCGCTAAACCAATAGCGAGTGAAAGGGGTATGGAGATCATTACGATCACGGATGCTCTGATCCCTAAGGGGATTAAGGTGATCAGTACTAACAGTATGGCTATTCCGAAATCTCTGCCAAGGCCCTTTAATCTCTTGGATACACTTTTAGCCTGGTCAAAACTCTTCTCTAATTGAATATTCGCTGGTAGCTTCTTTTCGAAGTCCTCAATGATCGGACTGATCTTACTATCAATTTCAAAAATATTGGTTCCGTATTTTTGACTTGCTGTAAGGAAAATAGCACGCTTACCATTAAGTCGGGCTAAATAATGATTTTCTTCATAATCAAAGTAGATGTCAGCTATATCTTTCAGATAGGTCAAGTTTTGTCCGGTGGTACTAACTATAGTTCTGCCTATTTCCTCTAGATGGCTATAACTTCCAGAAGTCTTCACATTGATTCTCCTTTCCCCAACTTCAATAGATCCTGCAGGAATGTTCAAGTTTTCCGACTGGATTAGGTTCATAACTTGAGCTAAAGGAATCTTAAAACTTGCCATCCTTTCTGTGTTCAAGTCTATTCTTACCTGTCTTTTAGGAACGGCATGAATGTCAATATCCTTGATTCCCTTAATCTTCTTAAGTTCATCCTTAAGTGCTTTAGCTTGCTGGTCTAGTTCATAATAGGATGCAGACTCAGATAGTAGACCTACTTGTATAATGTTAACCGTTTCCGGAGTTACTTTGACCACATCTATGGAATAAATATCCTGAGGTAATTTGTTTCTCAGGGCATTTACTTCTCGTAGGACTTCATTATTTTTTTCTTTTTCATCAGCCTTGAAATCAAATTCTACCACTACACTGGCCACTCCATTTGCCGCATGAGAAACTATTTTTTTGATTTCACCTAAAGAGGCTAATTTCTCTTCTATAGGGTCTACCACTAGTTCCTCCATATCCTCTGGACTAGTACCGGGATATACCACAATGATATTATTAAAGGTAGCCCGCATAGCAGGGTCTTCTGCCTTTGGCATCTTCATCAGGGAGCTTATCCCTATGGCCATAATCATAATAAATATGATGACCGTAAACTGATGATTTTTTACAGAAAAGCTGGTAATTCTCATGGCACTAAAACTGAGTCTCCGTTTGATACAAAACCGCTTCCATGGGTGATAATGGTCTCACCTAGTTTCAACCCTCCCTTTATTGCCACACTATTTCCATATAGTTTACCTATTTGGATTTGTCTCCTTTCGGCTTTCCCATTATTAACTAGGTATACGTCTGCTTTATCCGCTTGAGCATTCACAAGGGCTTCTACCGGTATAGCCAGTGTTTCCGTCATGTTCTTCGTCTTGATGTTTACTCGAGCTACAAAACCGGAAACAAGTCTTTTATTTACAGGAGCTAGATCAATCTCCACTTCGTATGTTCCGGTAGTTGGAGTGATCATTTGTGCTATTTGTCGGACCTTCCCTGTAAATACTTCTTCAGGATATGCATCAAGTCTGATTTCTGCAGGATCTCTAGGAGCCACTTTAACAAGATCTCTATCTGTTAGGCCTACTTTGACAGTATAGGCTTGTTCTCCACTGCCCATGATGAACATAGGGTGGAGTGGAGCTATTAATTCACCCTGTTCGGCAAGTTTCATCAGAATTCTGCCAGAAACCGGAGCATAGATTTTGGATAGTTTTAAATTAAATTTTGCAGCATCTAAAGTTTGTTGAGCTATGTCCAAACCACTTTTAGCATCATTTAACAAGGTTCTTGTAGCGGCTTGGTCTTGGAATAATTTCTCTACACGTTCAAAATCTCTTTTGGCTTTTTCATAACCTATTTGGGCTTGATTTACCTGAGCGTCAATTTCTGATAAATCCAATTCTGCTAGTAGTTGGCCGGCCTTAACATACTGACCTTCTTCTACATGACATCTTTTGATCACACCTCCGGTTTTGAATGCTAACTTAATTTCATTCTTTGAACTTAGCATTCCGGTGGATTGGATGTTTTCATGGAAAGTGAGCTGGGCTACCTGTGCCACTTTTACCGCTTGTAGAACTTTGTCTTCTGTTTTTTGCTTGTCGGGGTTTTGGCAAGCTGTAAAAATTAAGAGTAATAAGCTAATCTTTTTCATATCTATTAGTAGCCAGAGGCCTTTTTAAGTTCGCTGTATTTTATCCAGGTGCTTAATTTTTCTATAGTGTAACTCAACTGTGCTGCTGTAAGGTCATTTTGGGCTTTTGTGATTTCTATAGTTAAGGCTGCTCCGTTTTTATATCGGGATTGAACAAGATCATGGACCTTTTTCGTTCTGTTTAAATCTAAGGTTTTACTTTGCAAAGCCTCTTGACTTTGTACGGCATCATGGTAGGCTTTATAGATCTGCATTTCAATTTGTTTTTTCGCTTCTTCCAGTTTGCTATTCCATTGTAAAGCTCCTATTCTTGACTGTTGAATTTTAAGTTTCTTTTGCCCGGCATTATACAAGTTCCAAGTCATTCCTACTTGCCCCACCATATATGCTTGATTTCGAAAGGTGTAGCCAAATCCTTGAAAGCCGGTATTTACTCCAAGGAAAAGTGTAGGTAGTAGAGCATTTTTTTCATTCATGCTCACTAACGTCTGCTGTGCAGCTAAACCGGTTTGCAACTGTTCAAATTCAGGTCTGCTTAATAGAGCATTCTCTTGGAAATAGGAAATGGGCTTTAGAAGCGGAGGCTGAGAAAAGAAGGCACTGTCTGCTTCAATGTTTTCTTCTAAGTTTCTATTGAGAAGGAAATTGAAATAGGCCTTGGCTACTTTGGCATTTTTTTCCGCTTCTTTTTTCTGGATCTGCACCTTACTTAATTCATACTCCGCAGTGAGTTTAGCGTCTATAAGTACTTCCTCGTGTTGAAGTAGTTTTTGATTTAATAGAACGTTCTCCTTCGCTAAATTTTCTGCGTATGCAAAGATCCTAATGGCTTCTAGTGCTTGGAGATATTGATAATAAGCTGATTCAATATTAGCTTTTAGTTCTAGTTGTAAATACTTTTTCTTTGCCTCCTCTGTCAGTAGTAATTGTTTTTGCAACTGCACATTATATTTTATATCACTATTGAAAAGAGGAACCTTGATTTCCAACTTGGTGTCGTGAAAGTTCATGGGAGCCATTTGCTCACTTGTATTCTCTACTTGCGGAAAAACGGAAGTTCCTGTTAAGGCATTTAAGGTGCTGTACACCGGGTTAAGAAGATCACCTATTGGGATGTCAATCTTTCGCCCTCCAAATGCTACGGAATAGGTGGGGGCAAAGTTGACCTGCGGAAAAAAATGAGTTTTAGCTATCTCAATGGCTTTGATAGACTTCTCTATTTCCATCTGTTGCTGCCGGAGTGCTAAATTACTCTCTAGACCCTGATGGATATACTGATCCAAAACAGGTGATTGAGCATTGGCTATTCCCCCTATGAATATAAGAATGAACGTTGTAAGTCGCATATTAATAGGCTTTTAAAACTTGAATAAGACTGTTTAGGCCGCCTTGAATACGAGATTCTTTTTCTTCTTCTGAAAACATACCGCATCTTTTGCGAAGTTGAAGAGTGACTAATCCATGAACAGTAGCCCAGATCATCATGGATAGCTCGGGGACATTCGCATTCTTAAAATGGCCTTCTTCCTGGCACTGGGCTACAAGATTTTCTAGTGCGAAGTACACATTCTTACCTTCTTCCCAAACATCATCTCTTATTTCCAAAGTCTCCATTGGAGCAGTGAGTAAGAACATGAGCTCATACAATTCTGGATTTGAAAATGCAAAGTTGAGGTACTCATACCCTAGCTGGATTAACTTCTCAAAGGCCGTCTCTAAATGGGCTACCTTTTCAAAGGTTTTTCCAAATTCCACAAATGCCTCTTGATGAAGTACATAAAGTAGTTCGTTCTTGTCCTTGAAATATAGGTAGATCGTAGCAGGACTATATTCTATGTCATCTGCTATTCCCCGAATACTGGTTTTTTCATAACCCATTTCCAAGAATAGCTTCTTTGCAGAGTCCAATATCCTTCTACGCATCTCCTCCTTCTCTCTCTCTTTTCTATCAGATATTCCCATGTGATTTTAGTTAATGGGTCAAATTTAATAAACAGTGTTTATAAAAAAAGCGATAGTAATAAAAAATTCAATGTTTTAATATTGAAAGTGGAGGGTTTTGGGCTATAATTAGTAATAATTTAATATCTGCTCGTTAATACTATTCAGGAATAGCGGTAAATTGACCGCTTAAAGTAGATCTAGATATGGGAAGTGTAACGGAAGGCGTAGCCTCATTTTTTAAAGACTTGCTCAACTTTGAGATGGGGAAAAGTGAATACGATTATAACCCGTCCATAAGAGACCAAAAGTCCGATAGCGATATTGAAAGATCCGACTTTATTTCCAGGGATTTAAGTTGGCTGAAATTCAATGAAAGAGTTTTGGATCAAGTGAGAAATCCGGATCTTAATATTTTTCAGAAATTCAAATTCTTGGCCATCACCGGATCAAACCTAGACGAATTCTTAACGGTGAGGGTAGGAAGTCTATATAATTACCTTGATTTTGGTAAACCAAGATTGGATTATTCCGGATTACGTGAAACGGCCTTCCGTAAAGTTTTACTAAATCATATCAAGAAATTTTCTGATGAGAGAAATAGACTATTTAGGGAAGAGCTTAAGCCTTTGTTTGAGGCAAATGAGTTTAAAATCGTAGAATATTCTGAATTACGGAAGGATCATAGACAATTGGTCAATGAGTTTTTTGACCAAATGGTGTATCCTATGTTAACTCCTATGGTTTA harbors:
- the map gene encoding type I methionyl aminopeptidase, which produces MSISEESELEGMKAVGHAVAYTLSEMRKYAQVGMSTYELDQYGAQIMEKLGAKSAPKLTYGFPGYACISTGGEFCHGIPSKERILTEGELINIDVSAELNGFWADNGCSFVLGEDIHGHQALVNASKEILQKTIKKIKGGVRIADIGHFMEMEAKRYGYKVIRNLGGHGVGRSLHEQPDELMNYKQKDDQRRFRKHSVVAIETFIATHSTIAVELNDGWTMVGNKGGFMAQHEHTLMVTEDQPLIFTEANGIFE
- a CDS encoding IS701 family transposase, yielding MCSFRELFEKCLPAFNQLRTFERARTLALGVLSCVGRCTITGMVTASGAQFLDWSATYRLFKGSRMNMSKIFGCIRKEVVLTNGWEHPYIYAHMDDTLLRKRGKKIFGTGWMRDPLGPPFSSNFVWGQRFIQVSLSLLEKGVFGPSRAIPVDFTHCPPVKKPTKGADEQTTATFLQQHKKEKMSAVGLQRILSLREDLNADGFSNKKVVLSVDGSYTNETVIKKLPAGVELIGRIRKDAKLFSPAEVKINQRGRKPYFGRELPTPEQIRQSPEIPYQKIEAWAAGKKRVFEVKTLKNVRWRKSGERNLMLVIIRPVSYRLTKSSKLLYRNPAYLISTSQHIDIQLLVQAYIRRWEIEVGFRDQKTLIGCGQAQVREKTAVEKVPQFISACYAMILLAAHKSNEKKSQQLPGTKWYKNAKRKRITTGDLLNRVRMENWLESVQINLTDFAKLQQKMAKLGKINNPAIEAIFYNRN
- a CDS encoding efflux RND transporter permease subunit; translated protein: MRITSFSVKNHQFTVIIFIMIMAIGISSLMKMPKAEDPAMRATFNNIIVVYPGTSPEDMEELVVDPIEEKLASLGEIKKIVSHAANGVASVVVEFDFKADEKEKNNEVLREVNALRNKLPQDIYSIDVVKVTPETVNIIQVGLLSESASYYELDQQAKALKDELKKIKGIKDIDIHAVPKRQVRIDLNTERMASFKIPLAQVMNLIQSENLNIPAGSIEVGERRINVKTSGSYSHLEEIGRTIVSTTGQNLTYLKDIADIYFDYEENHYLARLNGKRAIFLTASQKYGTNIFEIDSKISPIIEDFEKKLPANIQLEKSFDQAKSVSKRLKGLGRDFGIAILLVLITLIPLGIRASVIVMISIPLSLAIGLAGIDLLGYSINQLSVVGLIISLGLLVDDSIVVVENIARYLREGYSRKDAAIEGTKQISMAVLGCTATLILAFLPLTFLPEASGDFIRSLPMAVIMTVLASLFISLTIVPFLASILMPKEEKEEGNRVLQLMNRVIDGSYQKILHWSLLNPIKTLGIAILLFVGSILLIPVIGITVFPKSEKPQFLINIETPLGTSIAQTDSAVRYTESLLAESSLVKNYAANVGKDNPRIYYNIVPKGGTATNYGQIFVQLHEGTSVPVRTQFINELREKLNKYPGARIKALEFEQGAPVEAPLTTRIYGENLDTLKTLAEQVESLYKQTEGTIYVNNPISNRTTDLRVKINKEKAGLFGIPTFEIDRHIRMAISGFPIGNFRDENGENNELLLSLPRNGAVSADVFDRIFVPAGNGAQIPLSQLATLEFESSSNRIQHYNQARFTSVSSFVKEGYTTAETLQKFKSKIEELKFPKGYSYQLAGEEEQKAETFGGLGTIIIITIFGILAVLILEFKTFKSSFIVLSVIPLGVIGAVGILFLTGNTMSFTAVVGIIALAGIEVKNSILLVDYTNYLRKEEGLSIDEAIEKAGKTRFIPIVLTTLTAIGGLMPLVLEHSPLYSPLALVIIGGLISSLVLTRIVTPVMYKLLPPKIE
- a CDS encoding efflux RND transporter periplasmic adaptor subunit; translated protein: MKKISLLLLIFTACQNPDKQKTEDKVLQAVKVAQVAQLTFHENIQSTGMLSSKNEIKLAFKTGGVIKRCHVEEGQYVKAGQLLAELDLSEIDAQVNQAQIGYEKAKRDFERVEKLFQDQAATRTLLNDAKSGLDIAQQTLDAAKFNLKLSKIYAPVSGRILMKLAEQGELIAPLHPMFIMGSGEQAYTVKVGLTDRDLVKVAPRDPAEIRLDAYPEEVFTGKVRQIAQMITPTTGTYEVEIDLAPVNKRLVSGFVARVNIKTKNMTETLAIPVEALVNAQADKADVYLVNNGKAERRQIQIGKLYGNSVAIKGGLKLGETIITHGSGFVSNGDSVLVP
- a CDS encoding TolC family protein, whose protein sequence is MRLTTFILIFIGGIANAQSPVLDQYIHQGLESNLALRQQQMEIEKSIKAIEIAKTHFFPQVNFAPTYSVAFGGRKIDIPIGDLLNPVYSTLNALTGTSVFPQVENTSEQMAPMNFHDTKLEIKVPLFNSDIKYNVQLQKQLLLTEEAKKKYLQLELKANIESAYYQYLQALEAIRIFAYAENLAKENVLLNQKLLQHEEVLIDAKLTAEYELSKVQIQKKEAEKNAKVAKAYFNFLLNRNLEENIEADSAFFSQPPLLKPISYFQENALLSRPEFEQLQTGLAAQQTLVSMNEKNALLPTLFLGVNTGFQGFGYTFRNQAYMVGQVGMTWNLYNAGQKKLKIQQSRIGALQWNSKLEEAKKQIEMQIYKAYHDAVQSQEALQSKTLDLNRTKKVHDLVQSRYKNGAALTIEITKAQNDLTAAQLSYTIEKLSTWIKYSELKKASGY
- a CDS encoding TetR/AcrR family transcriptional regulator; this encodes MGISDRKEREKEEMRRRILDSAKKLFLEMGYEKTSIRGIADDIEYSPATIYLYFKDKNELLYVLHQEAFVEFGKTFEKVAHLETAFEKLIQLGYEYLNFAFSNPELYELMFLLTAPMETLEIRDDVWEEGKNVYFALENLVAQCQEEGHFKNANVPELSMMIWATVHGLVTLQLRKRCGMFSEEEKESRIQGGLNSLIQVLKAY